A genomic region of Streptomyces rimosus contains the following coding sequences:
- a CDS encoding polysaccharide deacetylase family protein: MAAATKVTAGIVTTLALAAVAGCAAGDGNGPNGAQGGRAAPQRTAQQIKLIGDGSTAYTGAQPMQPKAERLRPGERPPQFVVFSWDGAGEDSQKLFSHFRAVGKKYDARMTYFLSGVYLLPGNKKEVYQPPKHSPGASDIGFNDVKGVRATVEQMRGAWMDGNEIGTHFNGHFCGANGGVGTWSPEEWKSEIRQAEAFVKSWKTNTGLKSEKPLPFDYSKELVGGRAPCLEGQRNLIPAAKAMGFRYDSSSVGGRQLWPKQIDGIWDFPLQQIPVPGRSFETLSMDYNFLANQSGTTRGNPAMHATWGKQMRDGLVAAFERADKGNRAPLFVGNHFESWNGGTYMRAVEDAIKTICPREGVRCVTFKQLADWLDAQDPRVLDKLRALPVGEAPKGGWKSYLTAPSAEPGAPGGPAGSAGPAKPARKDAE, encoded by the coding sequence ATGGCAGCCGCAACGAAGGTCACGGCCGGGATCGTCACGACGTTGGCGCTGGCGGCGGTCGCCGGCTGCGCCGCGGGGGACGGGAACGGTCCGAACGGCGCCCAAGGGGGCCGGGCGGCGCCGCAGCGCACCGCCCAGCAGATCAAGCTGATCGGCGACGGCTCGACCGCGTACACCGGGGCGCAGCCGATGCAGCCGAAGGCCGAACGCCTCAGACCCGGGGAACGGCCGCCGCAGTTCGTGGTCTTCTCCTGGGACGGCGCCGGTGAGGACAGCCAGAAGCTGTTCTCCCACTTCCGGGCGGTCGGCAAGAAGTACGACGCCCGGATGACGTACTTCCTCAGCGGCGTCTACCTGCTGCCGGGCAACAAGAAGGAGGTGTACCAGCCGCCCAAGCACAGCCCCGGCGCCTCCGACATCGGCTTCAACGACGTCAAGGGGGTCCGGGCCACCGTCGAGCAGATGCGCGGCGCCTGGATGGACGGCAACGAGATCGGCACCCACTTCAACGGCCACTTCTGCGGCGCCAACGGCGGGGTGGGCACCTGGTCGCCGGAGGAGTGGAAGAGCGAGATCCGGCAGGCCGAGGCGTTCGTCAAGTCCTGGAAGACCAACACCGGGCTGAAGTCCGAGAAGCCGCTGCCGTTCGACTACAGCAAGGAACTCGTCGGCGGGCGCGCCCCCTGCCTGGAAGGCCAGCGCAACCTGATCCCGGCCGCCAAGGCGATGGGCTTCCGCTACGACTCCAGCTCGGTCGGCGGCCGGCAGCTGTGGCCCAAGCAGATCGACGGCATCTGGGACTTCCCGCTCCAGCAGATCCCCGTACCGGGCCGGTCCTTCGAGACGCTCTCGATGGACTACAACTTCCTGGCCAACCAGTCCGGTACGACCAGGGGCAACCCGGCGATGCACGCCACCTGGGGCAAGCAGATGCGGGACGGCCTGGTCGCCGCGTTCGAGCGCGCCGACAAGGGCAACCGGGCGCCGCTCTTCGTGGGCAACCACTTCGAGTCCTGGAACGGCGGCACCTACATGCGCGCCGTGGAGGACGCCATCAAGACCATCTGCCCCCGTGAGGGCGTGCGGTGCGTGACGTTCAAGCAACTGGCCGACTGGCTGGACGCGCAGGACCCGCGGGTGCTGGACAAGCTGCGCGCGCTGCCGGTGGGCGAGGCCCCGAAGGGCGGCTGGAAGAGCTATCTGACCGCGCCCTCCGCGGAGCCCGGCGCGCCGGGCGGACCCGCCGGCTCGGCCGGCCCGGCCAAGCCGGCGCGAAAGGACGCGGAGTAG
- the ssd gene encoding septum site-determining protein Ssd — MTSDQPQGTAEHPGGPLIVTEDDTLLDDLLRLCAAAGTTPEVARGGTARSRGRGWASAPLVIVGDDCAPRLCGAARRDGVVLVARGADERPLWQLAVALGAERVLVLPGGESWLVDRIADAAEGAGPAAVTVGVIGGSGGAGASTLACALAVTAARAHRRTILIDADPLGGGLDVLLGGEKEEGLRWPAFAESRGRVAGGALEESLPRLHSLRVLSWDRGDAVVIPPQAMRAVVAAARRRGGAVVVDLPRRLDDAVAEALAQVDVGLLVVPAELRAVAAARRVAAGVRAVLPDLRVVTRDGPGTDAGRAPELSPEEVARLLALPLAGELGWEPGLSADLRRGAPPGSNARGPLRHFGEALWERVVPRRQAAGEAERSAVRPERWAGCGAGAGGDSS, encoded by the coding sequence ATGACTTCCGATCAACCGCAGGGGACGGCTGAACATCCCGGCGGACCGCTGATCGTCACGGAGGACGACACCCTCCTCGACGACCTACTGAGACTGTGCGCCGCGGCCGGTACGACACCGGAAGTGGCGCGGGGCGGCACGGCCCGCAGCCGCGGCCGGGGCTGGGCGTCGGCCCCGCTGGTGATCGTCGGTGACGACTGCGCGCCCCGGCTGTGCGGCGCGGCCCGCCGGGACGGCGTGGTGCTCGTCGCCCGGGGCGCGGACGAGCGGCCGCTGTGGCAGTTGGCCGTCGCCCTCGGCGCCGAACGGGTGCTGGTGCTCCCCGGCGGCGAGAGCTGGCTGGTGGACCGCATCGCCGACGCGGCGGAGGGCGCCGGTCCCGCCGCCGTGACGGTGGGGGTGATCGGCGGCAGCGGCGGCGCCGGCGCGAGCACCCTCGCCTGCGCCCTGGCCGTCACTGCCGCCCGCGCCCACCGGCGCACGATTCTGATCGACGCGGACCCGCTGGGCGGCGGTCTCGACGTCCTGCTCGGCGGCGAGAAGGAGGAGGGGCTGCGCTGGCCCGCCTTCGCCGAGTCGCGCGGCCGGGTGGCCGGCGGCGCCCTGGAGGAGTCGCTGCCGCGGCTGCATTCCCTGCGCGTACTGAGCTGGGACCGCGGCGACGCGGTGGTGATCCCGCCCCAGGCGATGCGCGCGGTCGTGGCGGCGGCGCGCAGACGGGGCGGCGCCGTGGTGGTCGACCTGCCGCGCCGGCTGGACGACGCGGTCGCGGAAGCCCTCGCGCAGGTCGATGTCGGCCTGCTGGTCGTCCCCGCCGAACTCCGGGCGGTCGCGGCGGCCCGGCGGGTGGCGGCGGGCGTCCGGGCGGTGCTGCCCGATCTACGGGTGGTGACGCGCGACGGCCCCGGGACGGACGCCGGCCGCGCCCCCGAGCTGAGCCCCGAGGAGGTCGCCCGTTTGCTGGCCCTGCCACTGGCCGGGGAGCTGGGCTGGGAGCCCGGCCTCTCCGCCGACCTGAGGCGCGGGGCACCGCCCGGGTCGAACGCGCGGGGACCGTTGCGGCACTTCGGAGAGGCGCTGTGGGAGCGGGTGGTGCCGCGGCGGCAGGCGGCCGGGGAGGCGGAGCGGTCGGCGGTCCGGCCGGAGCGGTGGGCGGGCTGCGGTGCGGGTGCCGGGGGTGAC
- a CDS encoding Fic family protein codes for MSTTADPLATLASLPGVADSVDSVRKSVDRVYGHRIMRRRSNEVTSEAALRGARASAALAGADWALEEVRRRSDFGVEGEPRTVGAALRLTAEAGQLLSVWRQSPLRVLARLHLVAASGDADQDSVGRPRLAGEPVDEPLVELPLPDADEVAGRLDGLARLLLAGSEAPALVVAAVVHGELLALRPFGSYNGLVARAAERLVLVGSGLDPKSVCPAEVGHAEQDRAAYVAALESYVSGTPEGMAAWIAHCGRAVELGARESTAVCEAMQRGAA; via the coding sequence ATGAGTACGACAGCCGATCCGCTCGCGACCCTGGCCTCGCTCCCGGGCGTCGCCGACTCCGTGGACTCCGTACGCAAGAGCGTGGACCGGGTCTACGGGCACCGGATCATGCGGCGGCGCAGCAACGAGGTCACCTCCGAGGCGGCGCTGCGCGGCGCGCGCGCTTCCGCGGCGCTGGCCGGTGCCGACTGGGCGCTGGAGGAGGTGCGGCGGCGCAGCGACTTCGGCGTCGAGGGCGAGCCGCGGACGGTCGGCGCCGCGTTGCGGCTGACCGCGGAGGCCGGGCAGCTGCTGAGCGTGTGGCGGCAGTCGCCGCTGCGGGTGCTGGCGCGGCTGCACCTGGTGGCGGCGAGCGGCGACGCGGACCAGGACTCGGTCGGGCGGCCCCGGCTCGCGGGCGAGCCCGTGGACGAACCCCTGGTGGAGCTTCCGCTGCCGGACGCCGACGAAGTGGCCGGGCGGCTGGACGGGCTGGCGCGGCTGCTGCTGGCGGGCAGCGAGGCGCCCGCTCTGGTGGTGGCCGCGGTGGTGCACGGCGAACTGTTGGCGTTGCGGCCCTTCGGCTCGTACAACGGGCTGGTCGCGCGGGCGGCCGAACGCCTCGTACTCGTGGGCAGCGGTCTCGACCCGAAGTCGGTGTGCCCCGCGGAGGTCGGCCACGCCGAACAGGACCGGGCCGCCTATGTGGCCGCGCTGGAGAGCTATGTGTCCGGCACTCCGGAGGGCATGGCGGCGTGGATCGCGCACTGCGGGCGGGCGGTCGAGCTGGGCGCCCGCGAGAGCACGGCGGTGTGCGAGGCGATGCAGCGCGGGGCGGCGTAA
- a CDS encoding ATP-binding protein — MKIAFVGKGGSGKTTLSSLFIRHLAAARVPVIAVDADINQHLATALGMDEAEAAALPALGARLPLVKDYLRGTNPRIASAETMIKTTPPGEGSRLLRVVEENPVYAACARPVLLEEGETVRLMATGPFAESDLGVACYHSKVGAVELCLNHLVDGRDEYVVVDMTAGSDSFASGMFTRFDLTFLVAEPTRKGVAVYRQYRDYARDYGIALKVVGNKVQGPDDAAFLADEVGEDLLLTVGDSAWVRAMEKGRPHRFDLLEADHRQALKELHAAADETYEQRDWERYTRQMVHFHLKNAESWANAKTGADLAAQVDPAFVLAEPAPAGAPQPA; from the coding sequence ATGAAGATCGCGTTCGTGGGGAAGGGCGGCAGTGGCAAGACCACGCTGTCCTCCCTGTTCATCCGCCACCTCGCCGCCGCCCGCGTCCCCGTGATCGCGGTGGACGCCGACATCAACCAGCACCTGGCCACCGCCCTCGGCATGGACGAGGCGGAGGCCGCCGCGCTGCCCGCGCTCGGTGCCCGGCTGCCGCTGGTCAAGGACTATCTGCGGGGCACCAACCCGCGTATCGCCTCCGCCGAGACGATGATCAAGACGACGCCGCCCGGGGAGGGCTCCCGGCTGCTGCGCGTCGTCGAGGAGAACCCGGTGTACGCGGCCTGCGCCCGGCCGGTGCTCCTGGAGGAGGGCGAAACGGTGCGCCTGATGGCGACCGGGCCCTTTGCCGAGTCCGACCTCGGGGTGGCCTGTTACCACTCCAAGGTCGGCGCGGTGGAACTGTGCCTGAACCACCTCGTGGACGGCCGCGACGAGTACGTCGTCGTCGACATGACGGCCGGTTCGGACTCCTTCGCCTCCGGCATGTTCACCCGTTTCGACCTGACCTTCCTGGTCGCCGAGCCGACCCGTAAGGGCGTCGCGGTCTACCGCCAGTACCGGGACTACGCACGCGACTACGGCATCGCCCTCAAGGTCGTCGGCAACAAGGTCCAGGGCCCGGACGACGCCGCCTTCCTGGCCGACGAGGTGGGCGAGGACCTGCTGCTGACGGTGGGGGACTCGGCGTGGGTGCGGGCCATGGAGAAGGGCCGGCCGCACCGCTTCGACCTGCTGGAGGCCGACCACCGGCAGGCCCTGAAGGAGCTGCACGCCGCCGCTGACGAAACGTACGAGCAGCGCGACTGGGAGCGCTACACCCGCCAGATGGTGCACTTCCACCTCAAGAACGCGGAGAGCTGGGCGAACGCGAAGACGGGCGCCGACCTGGCCGCCCAGGTCGACCCCGCCTTCGTACTCGCCGAGCCCGCGCCGGCGGGCGCCCCGCAGCCCGCCTGA
- a CDS encoding SulP family inorganic anion transporter — translation MSQFQKPPGPPTAPSSPHPRPPSGSRRAAWHGDLSASLVVFLIAVPLSLGLALATGAPLQAGLIATAVGGIVAGLLGGAPLQVSGAATSLLVVTAELVQRYGWRATCAITVLAGLTQLALGAVRVARGALAISPAIVHGMLAGIGVTIAVGQLHVALGGSPDSSAVDNLAALPGQLAHPHASALLIGAVTVAVLAGWPRLPGRTGRLLRTVPAPLAAVAAATAVSAAVPVPRVALPDWAPQALPALPDAPVLAIAAAVLTVTLVASMESLLSAVAVDRLAADRTDRVGPAPRTDLNRELAGQGVANALSGLLGGLPVAGGAMRGSANVRAGAATRRATVLHGVWVVLCAGLLASALELIPLASLAALVMVVGVRMVSFAHIKHVQRHREFPVYAATLGGVVLFGVLQGVGLGIAVAVFLSLRRLTHTRVTVSVEEGRHRVRVNGQLTFLAVPRLTRALAQIPADAVVVIELGGSFMDHAAYEALRAWTDAHRAGGGWVSLGGRAGRPIAEPASVHHCRPWTPWRNHHCTRPPQEATSPSSGSQLLGGVRAFQRHTAPLVRDELARLAHEGQRPSQLFLTCADSRLVTSMITASGPGDLFTVRNVGNLMPPPGTDHTCDSVGAAIEYAVEVLKVGSLTVCGHSGCGAMQALLGADHEPGAQTPLARWLRHGRPSLARMQRIGRLGRGEVALAERPVADDVERLALVNVVQQLHHLMSYPCVARRVAEGALTLHGMYFHVAEAQAYVLDRATGTFCAVRPGAAAVTA, via the coding sequence ATGTCGCAGTTCCAGAAGCCCCCAGGGCCACCGACCGCGCCGAGTTCGCCACACCCCCGGCCGCCGTCCGGCAGCCGCCGGGCGGCCTGGCACGGCGACCTGTCCGCCTCGCTCGTCGTCTTCCTGATCGCCGTACCGCTCTCGCTCGGCCTCGCGCTGGCCACCGGCGCGCCCCTCCAGGCGGGTCTGATCGCCACGGCCGTCGGCGGCATCGTCGCCGGGCTGCTCGGCGGCGCGCCCCTCCAGGTCAGCGGCGCCGCGACGAGCCTGCTCGTGGTCACCGCCGAGCTGGTCCAGCGCTACGGCTGGCGCGCCACCTGCGCCATCACGGTCCTCGCCGGGCTGACCCAACTGGCCCTCGGCGCCGTACGGGTCGCCAGGGGCGCGCTCGCGATCAGTCCCGCGATCGTGCACGGCATGCTCGCAGGCATCGGCGTCACGATCGCCGTCGGGCAGCTGCACGTGGCGCTCGGCGGCAGCCCCGACAGCTCGGCGGTCGACAATCTCGCGGCGCTGCCCGGCCAGTTGGCGCACCCGCACGCGTCCGCCCTGCTCATCGGCGCCGTCACGGTCGCGGTGCTGGCCGGCTGGCCGCGGCTGCCGGGGCGGACCGGCCGGCTGCTGCGTACGGTTCCCGCCCCGCTGGCCGCCGTGGCCGCCGCCACCGCCGTGAGCGCGGCCGTGCCGGTCCCGCGCGTCGCGCTGCCCGACTGGGCGCCGCAGGCGCTGCCCGCCCTCCCGGACGCCCCGGTCCTGGCGATCGCCGCGGCCGTCCTGACCGTCACCCTCGTCGCCAGCATGGAGTCGCTGCTGTCGGCGGTCGCGGTGGACCGCCTCGCCGCCGACCGCACCGACCGCGTCGGCCCCGCGCCCCGTACCGACCTGAACCGCGAACTGGCGGGCCAGGGCGTCGCCAACGCCCTCTCCGGGCTGCTGGGCGGCCTGCCGGTGGCCGGCGGCGCGATGCGCGGCTCGGCGAACGTGCGGGCGGGCGCGGCCACCCGGCGCGCGACCGTGCTGCACGGCGTCTGGGTGGTGCTGTGCGCCGGTCTGCTCGCCTCGGCCCTGGAACTGATCCCGCTGGCCTCGCTCGCCGCCCTGGTCATGGTCGTCGGCGTACGGATGGTGAGCTTCGCGCACATCAAGCACGTACAGCGGCACCGCGAATTCCCGGTCTACGCGGCCACCTTGGGCGGTGTGGTGCTCTTCGGCGTGCTCCAGGGGGTGGGCCTGGGGATCGCGGTCGCGGTCTTCCTGTCACTGCGGCGGCTGACCCACACCCGGGTCACGGTCAGCGTCGAGGAGGGCCGCCACCGGGTCCGGGTCAACGGGCAGTTGACGTTCCTCGCGGTACCGAGGCTGACCCGGGCCCTGGCCCAGATCCCCGCCGACGCGGTCGTGGTGATCGAGCTGGGCGGTTCCTTCATGGACCACGCCGCGTACGAAGCCCTGCGGGCCTGGACCGACGCGCACCGCGCCGGCGGCGGCTGGGTGAGCCTCGGCGGGCGCGCCGGGCGCCCGATCGCGGAGCCCGCGAGCGTCCACCACTGCCGGCCGTGGACCCCGTGGCGCAACCATCACTGCACCCGTCCGCCCCAGGAAGCGACGTCACCGTCCAGCGGCAGTCAACTGCTCGGCGGGGTGCGCGCGTTCCAGCGCCATACGGCTCCGCTCGTACGGGACGAGCTGGCGCGGCTGGCCCACGAAGGCCAGCGGCCCAGCCAGCTCTTCCTGACCTGCGCCGACTCACGGCTGGTCACCAGCATGATCACCGCGAGCGGTCCGGGCGACCTGTTCACCGTCCGCAACGTCGGCAACCTGATGCCGCCGCCCGGCACGGACCACACCTGCGACTCGGTGGGCGCGGCCATCGAGTACGCCGTCGAGGTGCTGAAGGTCGGCTCGCTGACCGTCTGCGGGCATTCGGGGTGCGGCGCGATGCAGGCGCTGCTCGGCGCCGACCACGAGCCGGGCGCGCAGACACCGCTCGCGCGCTGGCTGCGGCACGGCCGTCCGAGCCTGGCGCGCATGCAGCGGATCGGGCGGCTGGGCCGGGGCGAGGTGGCGCTGGCCGAGCGCCCGGTGGCCGACGACGTGGAACGGCTCGCGCTCGTCAACGTCGTGCAGCAGCTGCACCACTTGATGTCGTACCCCTGCGTCGCCCGGCGTGTCGCCGAGGGCGCGCTCACCCTGCACGGGATGTACTTCCACGTGGCCGAGGCCCAGGCGTACGTCCTCGACCGGGCCACCGGGACGTTCTGCGCGGTACGGCCGGGAGCGGCGGCGGTGACGGCGTGA
- a CDS encoding HAD family hydrolase, whose product MVGAYARLVENHSVPHSATHSTPRTAAFFDLDKTVIAKSSTLTFSKSFYQGGLINRRAVLRTAYAQFVFLAGGADHEQMERMREYLSALCRGWDVAQVREIVAETLHELIDPLIYDEAASLIEEHHTAGRDVVIVSTSGAEVVEPIGRLLGADRVVATRMVVGDDGRFTGEVEYYAYGPTKAQAVKDLAASEGYDLARCYAYSDSATDVPMLEAVGHPFAVNPDRALRREAANRGWPVLSFNRPVQLKQRLPSLSMPSRPVLATVAAIGAAAATAGLVWYASRRRPDFARITRV is encoded by the coding sequence ATGGTGGGCGCCTATGCTCGCCTCGTGGAAAACCACTCCGTGCCCCACTCGGCGACTCACTCGACACCCCGCACAGCCGCGTTCTTCGACCTGGACAAGACAGTCATTGCTAAGTCGAGCACGCTGACCTTCAGCAAGTCGTTCTACCAAGGCGGCCTGATCAATCGCCGGGCCGTACTGCGCACCGCCTACGCCCAGTTCGTCTTCCTCGCCGGCGGCGCGGACCACGAGCAGATGGAGCGGATGCGCGAATACCTCTCGGCGCTCTGCCGGGGCTGGGACGTGGCCCAGGTCCGGGAGATCGTCGCGGAGACCCTCCACGAACTGATCGACCCGCTCATCTACGACGAGGCCGCCTCCCTCATCGAGGAGCACCACACCGCCGGCCGCGACGTGGTGATCGTCTCCACCTCGGGCGCCGAGGTGGTCGAGCCGATCGGCCGGCTGCTCGGCGCCGACCGCGTGGTGGCCACCCGTATGGTCGTCGGCGACGACGGCCGCTTCACGGGCGAGGTGGAGTACTACGCCTACGGGCCGACCAAGGCGCAGGCGGTCAAGGACCTCGCCGCCTCGGAGGGCTACGACCTGGCGCGCTGCTACGCCTACAGCGATTCGGCGACCGACGTACCGATGCTCGAAGCCGTCGGGCACCCCTTCGCGGTCAATCCGGACCGGGCGCTGCGCCGCGAGGCCGCCAACCGGGGCTGGCCGGTGCTCTCCTTCAACCGGCCGGTCCAGCTCAAGCAGCGACTGCCGTCCCTGAGCATGCCGTCGCGGCCGGTGCTGGCCACGGTGGCCGCCATAGGAGCGGCCGCCGCGACGGCGGGCCTGGTCTGGTACGCGAGCCGGCGGCGCCCGGATTTTGCCCGTATCACCCGAGTTTGA
- the nhaA gene encoding Na+/H+ antiporter NhaA — protein sequence MSLPERTFITDALRAETVGGVLLLIAAVVALVWANTLGGSYEAVRSFHLGFGSIGLDLSVQHWAADGLLAVFFFVAGIELKRELVAGDLREPKKAVLPVVAALCGMAMPALVYFLVNTVGGGSTNGWAVPTATDIAFALAVLAVIGTSLPSALRAFLLTLAVVDDLFAILIIAVFFTSQLNFVALGFAVAGLAVFYLLLRKGVRGWYIYVPLALVIWGLMYNSGVHATIAGVAMGLMLRCHRRDGEEQSPGEHIEHLVRPVSAGLAVPLFALFSAGVSVSGGALHDVFTKPETLGVVLGLVVGKAVGIFGGTWCAARFTKAELNPDLRWPDVFAVAALAGIGFTVSLLIGELAFTDDPLLTDEIKAAVLTGSLIAAVFSGILLKIRNAKYRKLCDEEDRDEDLDGIPDVYEQGNPEYHLRMAKILEAKAAEHRRLAEVASGADAGDDGPA from the coding sequence ATGTCCCTGCCCGAGCGGACCTTCATCACGGACGCCCTGCGCGCCGAGACGGTGGGCGGTGTTCTGCTGCTGATCGCCGCCGTCGTGGCCCTCGTGTGGGCGAACACGCTGGGCGGCAGCTACGAGGCGGTACGCAGCTTCCACCTCGGCTTCGGCTCCATCGGGCTGGACCTGTCCGTACAGCACTGGGCCGCCGACGGCCTGCTCGCCGTCTTCTTCTTCGTCGCCGGCATCGAGCTGAAGCGCGAACTGGTCGCGGGCGATCTGCGCGAGCCCAAGAAGGCCGTCCTCCCGGTGGTCGCCGCGCTGTGCGGCATGGCGATGCCCGCGCTCGTCTACTTCCTGGTCAACACGGTGGGCGGCGGCTCGACGAACGGCTGGGCGGTGCCGACCGCCACCGACATCGCCTTCGCGCTGGCCGTCCTCGCCGTCATCGGCACGTCCCTGCCGTCCGCGCTGCGCGCCTTCCTGCTCACCCTCGCCGTCGTCGACGACCTCTTCGCGATCCTGATCATCGCGGTCTTCTTCACCTCGCAGCTCAACTTCGTGGCGCTCGGCTTCGCCGTCGCCGGCCTCGCCGTCTTCTACCTGCTGCTGCGCAAGGGCGTACGCGGCTGGTACATCTACGTGCCGCTCGCCCTGGTCATCTGGGGCCTGATGTACAACAGCGGCGTCCACGCCACCATCGCGGGCGTCGCCATGGGCCTGATGCTGCGCTGCCACCGCCGCGACGGCGAGGAGCAGTCGCCGGGCGAGCACATCGAGCACCTAGTGCGGCCCGTCTCGGCCGGTCTCGCGGTGCCGCTGTTCGCCCTCTTCTCGGCGGGTGTGTCGGTCTCCGGCGGCGCGCTGCACGACGTCTTCACCAAGCCGGAGACGCTGGGTGTGGTGCTCGGTCTCGTCGTCGGCAAGGCGGTCGGCATATTCGGCGGCACGTGGTGCGCGGCCCGCTTCACCAAGGCCGAGCTGAACCCCGACCTGAGATGGCCGGACGTGTTCGCCGTCGCCGCGCTCGCCGGCATCGGCTTCACGGTCTCCCTGCTCATCGGCGAGCTGGCGTTCACCGACGACCCGCTGCTGACCGACGAGATCAAGGCAGCCGTGCTGACCGGCTCGCTGATCGCCGCGGTGTTCTCCGGAATCCTGCTGAAGATACGTAACGCCAAGTACCGCAAGCTCTGCGACGAAGAGGACCGGGACGAGGACCTGGACGGCATCCCGGACGTGTACGAACAGGGCAACCCGGAGTACCACCTGAGGATGGCGAAGATCTTGGAAGCGAAGGCCGCGGAACACCGCCGCCTTGCCGAAGTGGCCTCCGGCGCCGACGCCGGGGACGATGGTCCGGCATGA
- the acs gene encoding acetate--CoA ligase, giving the protein MSNESLANLLKEERRFAPPAELAANANVTAEAYERAAADRLGFWATQAKRLTWASEPTETLDWSNPPFAKWFADGKLNVAYNCVDRHVENGLGDRVAIHFEGEPGDTRAITYAELQREVSQAANALTELGVVAGDRVAIYLPMIPEAVIAMLACARLGAPHSVVFGGFSADALATRINDADARVVITADGGYRRGKPSALKPAVDEALTRPGTENVRSVLVVRRTGQEDVAWTEGRDVWWHEIVGRQSETHTPEAFDAEHPLFILYTSGTTGKPKGILHTTGGYLTQVAYTHHAVFDLKPETDVYWCTADVGWVTGHSYITYGPLANGATEVLYEGTPDTPHQGRWWEIVQKYGVTILYTAPTAIRACMKWGDDIPAKYDLSSLRVLGSVGEPINPEAWMWYRKHIGADQAPIVDTWWQTETGGMMLSPLPGVTETKPGSAQRPLPGIAATVVDDEAHEVPDGGGGYLVLTEPWPSMLRTIWGDDQRYLDTYWSRFQDKYFAGDGAKKDEDGDIWLLGRVDDVMLVSGHNISTTEVESALVSHPKVAEAAVVGAADPQTTQAICAFVILRGGAAEDEGLVEELRAHVAKQLGPIAKPKRIMPVAELPKTRSGKIMRRLLRDVAENRDLGDVTTLTDSTVMDLIQAKLPSASSED; this is encoded by the coding sequence GTGAGCAACGAAAGCCTGGCCAACCTTTTGAAGGAGGAGCGGCGGTTCGCGCCGCCCGCGGAACTGGCCGCGAACGCCAACGTCACCGCCGAGGCGTACGAACGGGCCGCAGCGGACCGGCTGGGCTTCTGGGCCACCCAGGCCAAGCGCCTGACCTGGGCGAGCGAGCCCACCGAAACGCTCGACTGGTCCAACCCGCCGTTCGCCAAGTGGTTCGCCGACGGCAAGCTCAACGTCGCGTACAACTGCGTGGACCGCCATGTGGAGAACGGCCTCGGCGACCGCGTGGCCATCCACTTCGAGGGCGAGCCCGGCGACACCCGCGCCATCACCTACGCCGAGCTCCAGCGCGAGGTCTCGCAGGCCGCCAACGCGCTGACCGAGCTGGGCGTGGTGGCCGGCGACCGGGTCGCGATCTACCTGCCGATGATCCCCGAGGCGGTCATCGCCATGCTGGCCTGCGCCCGCCTGGGCGCTCCGCACTCGGTCGTCTTCGGCGGCTTCTCCGCGGACGCGCTGGCGACCCGTATCAACGACGCCGACGCCCGCGTCGTGATCACCGCGGACGGCGGCTACCGGCGCGGCAAGCCCTCCGCCCTCAAGCCCGCCGTCGACGAGGCGCTGACCCGCCCGGGTACGGAGAACGTGCGCAGCGTCCTGGTCGTGCGCCGCACCGGCCAGGAGGACGTGGCCTGGACCGAGGGCCGCGACGTGTGGTGGCACGAGATCGTCGGGCGGCAGAGCGAGACCCACACCCCGGAGGCGTTCGACGCCGAGCACCCGCTGTTCATCCTCTACACCTCCGGCACCACCGGTAAGCCCAAGGGCATCCTGCACACCACCGGCGGCTACCTCACCCAGGTGGCCTACACCCACCACGCCGTCTTCGACCTCAAGCCGGAGACCGACGTCTACTGGTGCACCGCCGACGTCGGCTGGGTCACCGGCCACTCGTACATCACCTACGGCCCGCTGGCCAACGGCGCGACCGAGGTGCTCTACGAGGGCACGCCCGACACCCCGCACCAGGGCCGCTGGTGGGAGATCGTGCAGAAGTACGGCGTCACGATCCTCTACACGGCTCCGACCGCGATCCGCGCGTGCATGAAGTGGGGCGACGACATCCCCGCCAAGTACGACCTGTCCTCGCTGCGGGTCCTCGGTTCGGTGGGCGAGCCCATCAACCCGGAGGCGTGGATGTGGTACCGCAAGCACATCGGCGCCGACCAGGCCCCGATCGTGGACACCTGGTGGCAGACGGAGACCGGCGGCATGATGCTCAGCCCGCTGCCGGGCGTCACGGAGACCAAGCCCGGCTCCGCGCAGCGCCCGCTGCCCGGCATCGCGGCCACCGTCGTGGACGACGAGGCCCACGAGGTGCCGGACGGAGGCGGCGGCTACCTGGTCCTGACCGAGCCGTGGCCGTCCATGCTCCGCACGATCTGGGGCGACGACCAGCGCTACCTGGACACCTACTGGTCCCGCTTCCAGGACAAGTACTTCGCGGGTGACGGCGCGAAGAAGGACGAGGACGGCGACATCTGGCTGCTCGGCCGGGTGGACGACGTGATGCTGGTGTCCGGCCACAACATCTCCACCACCGAGGTCGAGTCCGCGCTGGTCTCGCACCCCAAGGTCGCCGAGGCCGCGGTCGTCGGCGCGGCCGACCCGCAGACGACCCAGGCGATCTGCGCGTTCGTCATCCTGCGCGGTGGCGCGGCCGAGGACGAGGGGCTCGTGGAGGAGCTGCGGGCGCACGTCGCCAAGCAGCTGGGCCCGATCGCCAAGCCGAAGCGGATCATGCCGGTGGCCGAGCTGCCGAAGACCCGCTCCGGCAAGATCATGCGCCGGCTGCTGCGGGACGTGGCCGAGAACCGCGACCTGGGCGACGTCACGACGCTGACCGACTCCACGGTCATGGACCTCATCCAGGCCAAGCTGCCGAGCGCGTCGAGCGAGGACTGA